A single window of Ferviditalea candida DNA harbors:
- a CDS encoding NAD(P)-dependent oxidoreductase — translation MGQKQNTVIGFIGLGVMGKSMAGHLLKAGYPLLVYNRTKSKADDLVSDGAVWKDSVAELSAEADAVITMAGFPKDVEELYLGESGIVKNARPGTYLLDMTTSTPSLAQKIHDEAKKRQLYALDAPVSGGDIGAREARLTIMVGGEPEAFQAVEPILAAMGKNIVLQGPAGAGQHTKMCNQIAIASNMIGVCEAMAYARRAGLDQMRVLKSIESGAAGSWSLSNLAPRMVRNDFDPGFFIKHFIKDMSIAVEEAGRMGLSTPGLELSKSLYEELARSGEGDSGTQALYKWYLEELRQNESAGD, via the coding sequence ATGGGGCAAAAGCAGAATACCGTGATCGGTTTTATCGGATTGGGTGTGATGGGCAAAAGCATGGCCGGCCATTTGCTGAAGGCCGGTTATCCCCTCTTGGTCTATAACCGGACAAAATCAAAAGCGGATGACCTCGTATCCGATGGAGCGGTCTGGAAGGATTCGGTGGCCGAGCTTAGCGCTGAAGCGGATGCGGTCATTACGATGGCCGGTTTTCCGAAGGATGTGGAGGAACTTTATCTCGGCGAGAGCGGAATTGTCAAGAATGCCCGCCCCGGCACGTATTTGCTCGATATGACGACCTCGACTCCGTCGCTGGCGCAAAAAATTCATGATGAAGCGAAGAAGCGTCAGCTTTATGCGCTGGATGCGCCCGTCTCCGGAGGCGATATCGGAGCGCGCGAGGCAAGATTGACCATAATGGTCGGAGGCGAGCCGGAAGCGTTTCAGGCCGTCGAGCCGATCCTTGCGGCAATGGGCAAAAACATCGTGCTGCAGGGCCCCGCTGGCGCCGGACAGCACACCAAGATGTGCAATCAGATCGCGATTGCATCCAATATGATCGGGGTTTGCGAAGCGATGGCCTATGCGCGGAGAGCCGGGCTGGACCAGATGCGGGTGCTAAAGAGCATCGAATCCGGAGCGGCGGGCAGCTGGTCGTTGAGCAATCTGGCTCCGAGAATGGTGCGAAACGATTTTGATCCCGGATTTTTCATCAAGCATTTCATCAAGGACATGTCCATTGCAGTGGAAGAAGCCGGCAGGATGGGGCTGTCGACGCCGGGTCTGGAGCTGTCCAAATCGCTGTACGAGGAGCTTGCCCGTTCCGGGGAAGGCGACAGCGGGACGCAGGCGCTGTACAAATGGTATTTGGAAGAGCTTCGACAAAACGAATCCGCCGGGGATTGA
- a CDS encoding aldo/keto reductase: MKKNRLGTSDLFVSEIGLGCMSLGTDAARAVSILHEALDKGIDFFDTSDLYDRGLNEEIIGKAFKGKRQKLILATKAGNRWEEGKSGWTWDPSKSYIKAALKLSLKRLQTDYIDLFQLHGGTLDDPIDETIEAFEELKSEGWIREYGISSIRPNVIREYVNRSNIVSVMSQYSILDRRPEEEILPLLHEHGISLIARGPVAKGILSQRFSEKADQGYQDYQPEELTELVQKLSPLTNETRSLAQLALRFPLSHPAVAAVIPGASSISQLEHNLAAGNLPPLTEDELDLIRRHSKANRYSAHR; this comes from the coding sequence ATGAAGAAAAACCGTCTGGGTACATCGGATCTGTTTGTCAGTGAAATCGGACTCGGTTGCATGTCGCTCGGAACGGATGCCGCTCGCGCCGTCAGCATCCTGCATGAAGCGCTGGATAAGGGAATCGATTTCTTCGATACCTCCGACTTGTACGATCGCGGCTTAAACGAGGAAATCATCGGCAAAGCGTTCAAAGGAAAACGTCAAAAGCTCATTCTCGCCACCAAGGCCGGCAATCGCTGGGAGGAAGGAAAAAGCGGGTGGACTTGGGATCCTTCCAAGTCCTATATCAAAGCTGCGCTCAAATTGAGCCTCAAACGGCTGCAAACCGATTATATCGATTTGTTTCAACTGCACGGCGGCACCCTCGATGATCCGATCGATGAAACGATCGAAGCGTTTGAGGAATTGAAATCGGAAGGCTGGATTCGCGAGTACGGCATCTCATCGATCCGTCCGAACGTCATCCGCGAATATGTCAACCGCTCGAATATCGTCAGTGTCATGAGTCAGTACAGCATACTGGACCGCAGACCGGAAGAAGAAATCCTTCCTCTGCTGCATGAACACGGCATCAGTCTGATTGCCCGGGGACCGGTAGCCAAAGGGATTTTGTCGCAACGGTTCAGTGAAAAAGCCGATCAGGGCTACCAGGATTACCAGCCGGAGGAGCTGACGGAACTTGTCCAAAAGCTGTCCCCGCTGACAAACGAAACCCGCAGCTTGGCCCAATTGGCCCTGCGCTTTCCCCTGTCGCATCCCGCAGTCGCCGCCGTGATCCCCGGAGCAAGCTCCATCAGTCAATTGGAGCATAATCTCGCAGCGGGCAATCTGCCCCCGCTTACCGAGGATGAACTGGATTTGATCCGCAGGCACAGCAAAGCCAACCGGTATTCCGCTCACCGATAA
- a CDS encoding MFS transporter: MIRSNKHYLLLITIALGTLLNPLNSSMISVALTRIQGNFHLSFSDVSWLISTFYLASAIAQPVLGKLGDFFGRKRLFLLGLSLVAAASMLAPFSPNLGTLITLRVVQAIGSAALFPSGMGIIRNVVTENQARAIGILSVFSSTAAAFGPSIGGFLIHWADWPAIFLVNFPFIIASFTLAIFVLPKDSVHEQKAANLDISGILLFSGTIISFLLFLLSLDSGFNGWDLALGIVFAFLFYINESRSRNPFIDLRALTSNSNAALVYLQFILVNVIFYSIFFGVPAYLQKAAHFNAQTTGLIMLSIAGFGVVIVPLAGRWIDRSGPKPVLITGSIITIIGTLMLQLIQDSSTAAAIFGLLSVLGLSVGFNNLGLQTALYTFVPRSETGAASGLFMTSRYFGTILSSSLLGMIFASHISASRFHLIATVCAVIGTIVLMLSVRMPNRKLAEKTG, from the coding sequence ATGATTCGATCCAATAAACACTACTTGCTGCTGATCACGATTGCATTGGGGACGCTGCTGAATCCGTTAAATTCTTCCATGATTTCCGTAGCCCTCACACGAATCCAAGGGAATTTCCATCTGTCATTCTCCGATGTTTCCTGGCTTATTTCCACGTTTTATTTGGCCAGTGCGATTGCTCAGCCGGTTTTGGGAAAGCTAGGTGATTTTTTCGGCAGGAAGCGATTATTTTTGCTGGGTCTCTCTCTGGTCGCCGCAGCATCGATGCTGGCTCCTTTTTCCCCTAATTTAGGCACTTTGATTACGCTTCGCGTAGTTCAGGCCATCGGCAGCGCAGCCTTGTTTCCATCCGGAATGGGCATCATTCGCAATGTCGTCACCGAAAATCAAGCGCGGGCAATAGGGATCCTGTCGGTTTTCTCTTCCACCGCAGCGGCATTCGGTCCTTCCATCGGCGGATTTCTCATCCATTGGGCTGACTGGCCCGCCATTTTTTTGGTCAATTTCCCTTTTATCATTGCTTCATTTACATTAGCAATCTTCGTGCTGCCCAAAGACTCTGTGCATGAACAAAAGGCCGCCAATCTCGATATTTCGGGAATCCTGTTATTTTCCGGCACGATCATAAGCTTCCTGCTATTTTTGCTGTCCCTGGACAGCGGTTTTAACGGATGGGATCTAGCTTTGGGAATCGTGTTTGCGTTTCTTTTCTACATCAACGAATCCCGCTCCCGAAATCCCTTTATCGATCTGAGAGCACTGACCTCAAACAGCAATGCGGCGTTGGTCTATCTTCAATTCATCCTGGTGAACGTGATTTTCTATTCGATTTTCTTTGGCGTTCCCGCATATTTGCAGAAAGCCGCCCATTTCAATGCCCAAACGACGGGCTTGATCATGCTGTCCATCGCCGGATTCGGCGTAGTGATAGTTCCTTTGGCGGGACGCTGGATCGATCGCAGCGGACCCAAGCCGGTGCTGATTACGGGATCGATCATTACGATCATTGGCACACTGATGCTGCAGTTGATTCAAGATTCCTCCACTGCCGCTGCGATTTTTGGCTTGTTGTCCGTTCTTGGACTGAGCGTGGGGTTCAACAATCTGGGACTGCAAACCGCTCTGTATACCTTTGTGCCGCGTTCGGAAACCGGTGCGGCTTCCGGGTTATTCATGACTTCGCGGTATTTCGGCACCATCCTGTCGTCCAGTCTGCTCGGCATGATTTTTGCCTCCCATATCTCCGCAAGCCGCTTTCACCTGATCGCAACGGTTTGCGCCGTAATCGGAACAATCGTCCTAATGCTGTCGGTACGCATGCCCAATCGAAAATTGGCCGAGAAAACCGGATAA
- a CDS encoding fumarylacetoacetate hydrolase family protein yields MRLAAVKLNGIETAGLVTERGVAMLRNVNEAMKQSWPTDLFELIASGQWEALLQWYKGQGKAALEGMDSLWMRKDGLEFAPLYRHPRKIWGIGLNYVAHAADLHEQAPDQEPASFMKPDTTIIGPGDTIEIPRQSERTTAEAELGVIIGKECKNISEREALNVIAGFTAIIDMTAEDILQKNPRFLTRSKSFDTFFSFGPELLTPDEVPDLFGLKVATVINGSVCRENIVAHMTFNPLYLVAFHSQVMTLLPGDIISTGTPGAAAIRNGDTVECRIDGFPSLFNTVIDLKQG; encoded by the coding sequence ATGCGTTTAGCCGCAGTCAAGCTGAATGGAATCGAAACGGCCGGATTGGTAACTGAGCGTGGGGTTGCAATGCTTCGGAACGTGAACGAGGCGATGAAGCAAAGCTGGCCGACAGATTTGTTCGAATTGATAGCTTCGGGACAATGGGAGGCGCTGCTTCAGTGGTATAAGGGGCAAGGTAAGGCCGCGCTTGAGGGAATGGATTCCTTGTGGATGCGCAAAGACGGGCTGGAGTTTGCCCCATTGTACCGGCATCCCCGCAAAATATGGGGAATCGGCTTGAATTATGTGGCGCATGCCGCAGACCTTCACGAACAGGCCCCCGATCAGGAGCCGGCCAGCTTTATGAAGCCGGATACGACGATTATCGGGCCGGGGGATACCATTGAGATCCCGCGGCAATCGGAGCGCACGACGGCGGAGGCTGAACTGGGCGTTATCATCGGTAAGGAGTGCAAAAACATTTCCGAACGGGAAGCGCTAAATGTCATAGCGGGATTCACCGCAATTATTGATATGACCGCAGAGGATATCCTGCAGAAAAATCCGAGGTTCCTGACCCGTTCCAAAAGCTTTGACACGTTTTTCAGCTTTGGACCTGAACTCTTGACGCCGGATGAAGTGCCTGATTTGTTCGGTTTAAAGGTGGCTACAGTCATTAACGGAAGCGTCTGCCGGGAGAACATTGTGGCGCATATGACGTTCAACCCGCTGTATCTGGTGGCGTTTCATTCTCAGGTGATGACGCTGCTGCCCGGGGATATCATCTCGACAGGGACACCGGGGGCCGCCGCGATCCGCAACGGAGATACGGTGGAATGCAGGATTGACGGTTTCCCCTCCTTGTTCAACACGGTCATCGATTTGAAGCAAGGCTAA
- a CDS encoding TRAP transporter permease, giving the protein MNNSVDETSVLEKYDRESVTRTSLKKPVLIIISVLAIALTLFHLYTSFVGPLVNIKQRSIHLYTLMTIAFLLYPFSKKSRRDRLPLYDIITAAISFGLGIYMFVTADRIVNDGGAINNLDFAVGILVILFVIDATRRVTGWGMPILAIAFLIYGIYAKLSVYPKLNGIILLNNLKAMTSHLVYITEGILGEAIGVSASYIILFILFGAFLEKSGMGRLFNDLALAMAGSAKGGPAKVAVLASAFLGSINGSAVANVVTTGAFTIPLMKKVGYHKNFAGAVESAASVGGQILPPIMGAAAFIMAENLSVPYTKIILAGIIPALLYYLGVLLQVHFRAGKQDLTGIPKSELPSVKEVIAQRGHLLVPMMILLYLLFSGRTPFFAAFWSIMATIIISGSIKLLQYIIPVLLLLVFRDPVWAFVTGGPAASANTDWMTILVIIAVPLLINLLRRKLRIPVTEEVGFKEFKAALEGGAKTTISVAMACAAVGIIVGIATLTGVALNVANGIVALGSHVASPLLQLLITLSFTMIASIVLGMGLPSIPTYIITSTMAAPILLQTPLFTQLAGNSDNAIFIAHMFVFYFGIFANITPPVALAAFAGAGISGGDPNKTGFQAVRLAVAGFIVPFMFVFAPSMLMIDTNIAHIVMIVVTSVLGVFLLAIAMEGFFRERLSIPLRGVSFASALLLIYPGLITSLIGFVGFVIVLLLNKRQANGKLLENRVAHH; this is encoded by the coding sequence ATGAATAATAGTGTAGATGAAACTTCGGTACTGGAGAAATACGACCGTGAATCGGTCACGCGGACATCCTTGAAGAAGCCTGTCCTCATCATTATTTCCGTACTTGCGATCGCGTTGACCCTGTTCCATTTATATACTTCCTTTGTCGGGCCATTGGTCAACATCAAGCAGCGGAGCATTCATTTGTACACGTTGATGACGATCGCTTTTTTGTTGTACCCCTTTTCCAAAAAATCGAGGCGGGACCGTCTTCCGCTGTATGATATCATTACGGCTGCAATATCTTTCGGATTGGGAATTTACATGTTTGTGACGGCGGACCGGATCGTCAATGACGGGGGCGCAATCAATAATCTTGATTTTGCCGTTGGAATCTTGGTGATTTTATTCGTGATCGACGCCACCCGCCGGGTCACGGGCTGGGGGATGCCGATTCTGGCGATTGCTTTTCTGATTTACGGGATTTACGCCAAATTGTCGGTTTATCCGAAATTGAACGGGATCATCCTGCTTAATAATCTGAAGGCGATGACTTCCCATCTTGTCTATATTACGGAAGGGATTTTGGGAGAGGCGATCGGCGTTTCCGCCAGCTACATCATTTTGTTCATACTGTTTGGGGCTTTTTTGGAAAAATCGGGGATGGGCCGTCTGTTCAACGATTTGGCCTTGGCGATGGCAGGCTCGGCAAAAGGCGGGCCGGCCAAGGTTGCCGTACTGGCCAGCGCTTTCCTGGGTTCCATTAACGGCTCTGCGGTAGCTAACGTGGTCACCACCGGCGCGTTCACGATCCCGTTAATGAAAAAAGTCGGGTATCACAAAAATTTCGCCGGAGCCGTCGAATCCGCGGCCAGTGTGGGGGGACAAATCCTGCCGCCGATCATGGGTGCAGCGGCATTCATCATGGCGGAAAATTTATCGGTTCCGTATACGAAGATCATTCTGGCCGGCATTATACCCGCCTTATTGTATTATTTGGGCGTTCTGCTGCAGGTGCATTTCCGGGCGGGCAAGCAGGATTTGACAGGCATCCCGAAAAGCGAGCTGCCTTCGGTCAAAGAAGTCATCGCCCAGCGCGGCCATCTTCTGGTTCCCATGATGATCCTGCTGTATTTGCTCTTTTCCGGAAGGACGCCGTTTTTTGCCGCTTTCTGGTCGATCATGGCGACGATCATCATTTCGGGAAGCATCAAATTGCTTCAATACATTATCCCGGTGCTGCTCCTTTTGGTTTTCCGAGATCCCGTCTGGGCTTTTGTCACGGGGGGGCCTGCCGCAAGCGCCAACACCGACTGGATGACCATTCTGGTCATTATCGCAGTGCCTTTGCTGATCAATTTGCTTCGCAGAAAATTGCGCATTCCGGTTACGGAGGAAGTCGGATTTAAAGAGTTCAAGGCCGCTTTGGAGGGCGGCGCCAAAACGACCATATCTGTTGCCATGGCCTGCGCCGCAGTAGGGATCATTGTAGGCATCGCCACCTTGACGGGCGTTGCTTTGAATGTGGCCAACGGCATCGTCGCTTTGGGGAGCCACGTTGCCTCGCCGCTGCTGCAGCTGCTGATCACCCTGTCCTTCACGATGATTGCGTCGATCGTGCTGGGCATGGGCCTGCCGAGTATTCCGACGTATATCATCACAAGCACGATGGCTGCTCCGATCCTGCTGCAAACTCCGCTGTTCACACAGCTTGCGGGCAACAGCGACAACGCCATCTTTATCGCGCACATGTTTGTATTTTACTTTGGAATTTTTGCCAACATTACACCGCCGGTTGCCCTGGCGGCCTTTGCGGGCGCCGGAATCAGCGGCGGGGATCCCAACAAGACCGGCTTTCAGGCTGTGCGCCTGGCGGTTGCCGGATTTATCGTGCCGTTCATGTTCGTCTTTGCTCCCAGCATGCTGATGATTGACACCAATATTGCGCACATCGTCATGATCGTCGTGACATCCGTGCTCGGCGTATTTCTTCTTGCGATCGCGATGGAGGGATTTTTTCGGGAACGGCTTTCCATTCCGTTGCGTGGCGTTTCGTTTGCCAGCGCACTGCTGCTGATTTATCCCGGATTGATCACCTCTTTGATCGGGTTCGTCGGTTTTGTGATTGTATTGCTGCTTAACAAGCGGCAGGCAAACGGCAAGCTGCTTGAAAATCGTGTTGCTCACCATTGA
- a CDS encoding DUF1850 domain-containing protein, whose product MKTLEVSTNGQLQYALLVHEGSDFSIRWTHSVEKEDWEEFFRIEQGTIYLESTRFKTFGAGVPSDVGTGSFLKDGWVYMVGIHRFIGELDLLAGDDTNHRLMVNGQKLVLSRPPQETPYHFAVKKHPLVLALYKVFIESR is encoded by the coding sequence TTGAAAACATTGGAGGTTTCAACGAACGGGCAGCTGCAATACGCTTTGCTTGTGCATGAGGGCTCAGACTTTTCGATTCGCTGGACCCATTCCGTGGAAAAGGAAGATTGGGAGGAGTTTTTTCGCATCGAACAGGGTACTATCTATTTGGAATCGACCCGGTTCAAGACGTTTGGGGCCGGAGTCCCGAGCGATGTCGGCACCGGTTCATTTTTGAAGGACGGCTGGGTTTATATGGTGGGGATTCATCGGTTCATCGGCGAATTGGATTTGCTGGCCGGAGACGACACGAACCACCGTCTGATGGTGAACGGACAGAAGCTGGTTTTATCCCGTCCGCCGCAGGAAACTCCTTATCATTTTGCCGTAAAAAAGCATCCGCTTGTTTTGGCGCTGTATAAAGTTTTTATTGAATCGAGGTAA
- a CDS encoding TAXI family TRAP transporter solute-binding subunit — MRTKQIITAMLSILLVFSLAACGNNNQAAPKETNGGAAADAPKDTAAPAKTVQKVKLVFGAGGTSGTYYPIGGALKTLFEKSDLIDSVTVEATGASVKNIQNIRDGLNQVAIVMSDVAYDAVSGTGNFKDGKVDIMGMAGLYPNVVQLVVTKKSGIHSVADLKGKKVGVGEVGSGVEQSAKKVLAAAGLQYGDLAMVDHTGYADSVQKMKDGNMDAAFFTSGVPNSNITDLQQSMDIELIPIDGEVAANLIKAYPFYEEFTIPKGDNKQYNLPNDVKMVAIKNMLIVSKDLSDDVVYEMTKSFYDYLGTDQVAVGALKDFNRDDMGKNLVAPLHPGAKKFYEEKGLLK; from the coding sequence ATGAGAACCAAACAGATTATCACGGCAATGCTTTCCATTTTACTTGTTTTCTCTTTGGCTGCCTGCGGCAACAATAACCAAGCGGCGCCAAAAGAGACCAATGGAGGAGCCGCCGCCGATGCTCCGAAGGATACGGCAGCACCGGCGAAAACCGTACAAAAGGTAAAATTGGTTTTCGGGGCAGGAGGCACTTCCGGAACTTATTATCCGATCGGCGGAGCTCTAAAAACGCTTTTTGAAAAGAGCGATCTGATTGATAGCGTGACGGTGGAAGCCACCGGAGCCTCGGTGAAAAACATTCAAAATATCCGCGACGGTCTGAATCAAGTCGCCATCGTCATGAGCGACGTTGCCTATGATGCGGTTAGCGGCACCGGCAATTTCAAGGACGGCAAAGTTGATATTATGGGTATGGCCGGTTTGTATCCCAATGTCGTTCAGCTGGTCGTCACGAAAAAAAGCGGCATTCACAGCGTCGCCGACCTGAAAGGGAAAAAGGTTGGCGTAGGCGAAGTCGGTTCCGGAGTGGAGCAAAGCGCCAAGAAGGTGCTGGCCGCAGCCGGATTGCAGTATGGAGACCTTGCCATGGTTGACCATACAGGCTATGCCGACAGTGTGCAGAAAATGAAAGACGGAAATATGGACGCCGCCTTCTTTACCTCCGGGGTACCGAACAGCAATATCACCGATTTGCAGCAATCGATGGATATCGAGCTGATCCCGATTGACGGCGAGGTTGCCGCGAACCTGATCAAAGCGTATCCGTTCTACGAAGAATTCACGATTCCCAAAGGCGATAACAAACAATACAATCTACCGAATGATGTAAAGATGGTGGCGATCAAAAATATGCTCATCGTCAGCAAGGATCTCAGCGACGACGTCGTTTATGAGATGACCAAGAGCTTCTACGATTATCTGGGTACGGATCAAGTTGCTGTCGGCGCTTTGAAGGATTTCAACCGGGATGATATGGGGAAAAATCTGGTTGCACCTCTTCATCCGGGCGCGAAGAAGTTCTATGAGGAAAAAGGCTTGTTAAAATAA
- a CDS encoding TAXI family TRAP transporter solute-binding subunit: MKSVPRSYFVAMPTILDEVNSMRPRLFRIFQGLSLSLVFLLVVSGCGDSDQPVRVPLNETVISIATGGTTGPYFAVANGLADLINKNMPGFQASVRSSGGGVENLELLIQRHSELGFVMADIASFAYQGQMKQTDGSSLRTITSLYPNFVHVITLRSKKIRSIYELRGKRVGVGDVGSGTEVNARTILEAYGLGYDDLEARHLSYRDSVAELEKGDIDAAFLTSGLPNDAVMKLSRKGNLQFLPVSAEIIAGISQKYPYYYADSIRKGTYAGQEDVPTAAITNLLLTREDLPDKTVYAITKTLFEHLDGLKQAHLAAKDIRLEECQKGVTVPFHPGAIQYFQEQGIQILPLQTNQN; encoded by the coding sequence ATGAAATCAGTTCCTCGAAGTTATTTCGTCGCGATGCCTACCATTCTCGATGAGGTGAATTCCATGCGGCCGAGACTTTTTCGTATATTCCAAGGCTTGTCGTTGAGCTTGGTATTTTTGCTGGTTGTAAGCGGTTGCGGCGATTCCGATCAGCCCGTTCGGGTCCCCTTGAATGAAACGGTGATTTCCATTGCAACAGGGGGGACGACCGGTCCGTATTTTGCCGTTGCCAACGGATTGGCCGATCTGATCAACAAAAACATGCCCGGTTTCCAGGCTTCCGTCCGATCTTCCGGAGGGGGCGTCGAAAATCTGGAGCTGTTGATTCAGCGGCATTCGGAGCTGGGGTTTGTCATGGCGGACATCGCCTCATTCGCCTACCAGGGACAAATGAAGCAGACTGACGGCAGTTCTCTGCGGACCATCACTTCCCTTTATCCGAATTTCGTGCATGTCATCACTTTGCGCAGCAAAAAAATCCGCTCGATTTATGAGCTGAGAGGAAAGCGGGTGGGTGTCGGAGACGTCGGCTCGGGGACCGAAGTGAATGCGCGGACGATTCTGGAGGCTTACGGATTGGGATATGACGATTTGGAAGCGCGTCATTTGTCCTATAGAGATTCGGTAGCGGAATTGGAAAAAGGGGATATTGACGCGGCATTTTTGACTTCCGGCCTGCCCAATGACGCGGTCATGAAGTTAAGCCGAAAGGGTAATCTGCAGTTTTTGCCCGTTTCCGCGGAAATCATTGCGGGGATTTCCCAAAAATATCCTTATTACTATGCCGATAGCATCCGCAAAGGGACATATGCCGGTCAGGAAGATGTCCCCACCGCAGCGATTACAAATTTGCTGCTGACGAGGGAGGACCTTCCCGACAAGACGGTATATGCGATTACCAAAACCTTGTTCGAGCATTTGGACGGGTTGAAGCAAGCGCATCTGGCAGCCAAGGACATTCGGCTGGAGGAATGTCAGAAGGGAGTTACCGTTCCGTTTCACCCTGGAGCCATTCAGTATTTCCAAGAGCAGGGAATTCAAATTTTGCCTTTGCAGACAAACCAAAATTAA
- a CDS encoding sigma-54-dependent transcriptional regulator, whose amino-acid sequence MNKAKLLIIDDEEAICSSLKYAFEDQFDVYSTTDPYAGLEYMKRHSSQLILLDHRIGSEDGIDFIQPLLKLNPKAHIIVMTAYGNIESSLRAMKLGAYSYIEKPIHTEELKLIFEKSLEFQTLSEQFQLLRQQFREQSSDEQIIGKSKAVEHIYVMIEKIKDIDSTVLISGESGTGKELVAKSIHYRGQRGGQRFIGLNCAAIPEHLLESELFGYEKGAFTGATHSKEGQIAAAHKGTLFLDEIGEMPINLQTKLLRTLQERTVTPLGSTRGIEVDTRIIAATNRDLKNEIKKGNFRDDLFFRLNVIPIHIPPLRERKEDIPELVRYFIGKYNRTLKREIQGVEPTAMKVLLNYDYPGNVRELSNIIERAVALCVGFNLKISDLPREIIELARAGDSPDDLQETSAEREGIYIPFGLSLQEAERKIILHTLDRMNGHRKKTAEILSISERGLRQKLKEFEMNSLTH is encoded by the coding sequence AAGATCAATTCGACGTATATTCCACGACCGATCCTTACGCTGGATTGGAATATATGAAGCGGCATTCCAGCCAATTGATCCTGCTGGACCACCGAATCGGGAGCGAAGACGGCATCGATTTCATTCAACCGCTGTTAAAATTGAACCCGAAAGCCCATATTATTGTCATGACGGCATATGGAAACATTGAATCGTCATTGCGGGCGATGAAATTGGGAGCCTATTCGTATATCGAAAAACCGATTCATACGGAAGAGCTTAAGCTGATATTCGAGAAATCCTTGGAATTCCAAACCCTGAGCGAGCAGTTTCAATTGCTGAGACAGCAGTTCCGGGAGCAATCGAGCGATGAGCAAATCATCGGAAAAAGCAAAGCGGTTGAACATATTTACGTCATGATCGAGAAAATCAAGGATATCGATTCGACGGTGCTCATCAGCGGCGAAAGCGGGACCGGAAAAGAGCTGGTCGCCAAATCGATCCATTATCGGGGGCAGCGCGGCGGCCAGCGGTTTATCGGACTCAATTGCGCCGCAATTCCGGAGCATCTCTTGGAGAGCGAATTGTTCGGTTATGAAAAAGGAGCGTTCACCGGCGCAACCCATTCGAAAGAAGGGCAAATTGCCGCTGCTCACAAAGGAACCCTGTTCCTCGATGAAATCGGGGAAATGCCGATCAACCTGCAGACAAAATTGTTGCGGACACTGCAGGAAAGGACGGTTACTCCGCTGGGATCCACCCGCGGCATCGAGGTGGATACACGCATCATTGCGGCCACGAACCGCGATCTGAAGAATGAAATCAAAAAAGGGAATTTTCGCGATGACCTGTTTTTCCGTTTGAACGTCATCCCCATTCACATTCCCCCTCTGCGGGAAAGAAAAGAGGATATTCCCGAATTGGTCCGCTATTTTATCGGAAAGTATAATCGAACGTTGAAACGGGAAATTCAGGGGGTGGAACCGACCGCAATGAAAGTGCTGCTGAATTACGATTATCCAGGCAATGTCAGGGAGCTTTCCAATATCATCGAACGTGCTGTGGCGCTGTGTGTCGGTTTTAACTTGAAAATAAGCGATTTGCCGAGAGAAATCATCGAACTAGCCAGGGCGGGAGATTCACCGGATGATCTGCAGGAAACGTCAGCTGAACGTGAAGGCATTTACATTCCCTTCGGCCTTTCTCTTCAGGAAGCGGAACGAAAAATCATTCTGCATACGCTCGACAGGATGAACGGACACCGAAAAAAAACCGCGGAGATCCTGTCGATCAGCGAGCGGGGATTGAGACAGAAGTTAAAGGAGTTCGAGATGAATTCACTTACTCATTGA